One region of Quercus lobata isolate SW786 chromosome 2, ValleyOak3.0 Primary Assembly, whole genome shotgun sequence genomic DNA includes:
- the LOC115975090 gene encoding probable glucuronosyltransferase Os02g0520750, whose protein sequence is MGSIGGNKGRLFAAHHAPLCTRTHQIGSLLIVLSTFILTRLLDRSLSTTFDHVSISSGSSRAISFTDTSGSVVSLSWPERGYGSHLSLKIYVYDENEIDGLKPLMYGRDGRITAEGCLKGQWGTQVKIHKLLLKSRYRTTKKEEADLFFVPAYVKCVRMMGGLSDKEINYTYVKVLSQMPYFRRSGGRDHIFVFPSGAGAHLFRSWATYINRSIILTPEGDRTDKKDTSSFNTWKDIIIPGNVDDRMTKTEDTLVRPLPLSKRRYLATYLGRAQGKVGRLQLIELAKQFPDKLESPELKFSGPDKLGRIEYFEHLRNAKFCLAPRGESSWSLRYYESYFVECVPVIISDQVELPFQNVVDYTQISIKWPSTQIGPQMLEYLESIPDKDIERMINRGRQLRCLWVYAPESEPCSALHGILWELQRKVRHFHQSAETFWLHNGSIVNRNLVEFSHWNPPILLP, encoded by the exons atgGGAAGCATAGGTGGCAACAAGGGGAGGCTGTTTGCTGCCCACCATGCCCCTCTCTGCACCCGAACTCACCAGATTGGATCCCTCCTCATAGTATTGAGCACCTTCATCCTCACTCGCCTCTTGGACCGCTCTCTCTCCACCACATTCGATCATGTCTCCATATCATCTGGTAGCAGCCGTGCCATTAGCTTCACTGACACTAGTGGGTCCGTTGTCTCTCTCTCATGGCCCGAGCGAGGGTACGGGTCTCACCTCTCCCTCAAAATCTATGTCTATGATGAGAACGAAATTGACGGTCTCAAGCCCCTCATGTATGGAAGAGATGGTAGGATCACCGCCGAGGGTTGCTTGAAAGGCCAGTGGGGCACTCAG GTTAAAATACACAAGCTGCTATTGAAGTCAAGGTACCGGACGACAAAGAAAGAGGAAGCGGATCTGTTCTTTGTGCCAGCCTATGTTAAATGTGTTAGGATGATGGGTGGTCTTAGTGATAAAGAGATTAATTACACCTATGTTAAG gtcTTGAGTCAAATGCCATACTTCAGGCGGTCTGGAGGCCGTGACCACATATTTGTTTTCCCGAG TGGTGCTGGAGCTCACTTATTTAGATCTTGGGCAACATACATAAATCGTTCCATAATTCTAACTCCAGAG GGGGATCGGACTGATAAGAAGGACACAAGTTCTTTTAATACATGGAAAGATATCATAATTCCCGGGAATGTTGATGATAGAATGACTAAAACTGAGGATACCCTTGTCCGGCCTCTGCCTTTATCAAAGCGAAGGTACTTGGCAACCTATTTAGGTCGTGCACAAGGAAAGGTTGGTCGTCTTCAGTTGATAGAACTTGCCAAGCAATTTCCAGACAAG CTGGAATCTCCAGAGTTGAAGTTCAGTGGCCCTGACAAACTGGGAAGGATAGAGTATTTTGAACACCTTCGAAATGCCAAGTTCTGCCTTGCCCCGCGTGGGGAGTCATCTTGGTCTCTCCGATATTATGAGTCGTACTTtgtg GAGTGTGTACCAGTGATAATATCAGATCAGGTAGAGTTGCCTTTCCAGAATGTCGTTGATTACACACAGATATCAATAAAATGGCCATCCACTCAGATTGGTCCCCAAATGTTGGAGTACCTAGAATCTATACCAG ACAAAGATATAGAGAGGATGATTAACCGTGGTAGACAACTAAGGTGTCTATGGGTTTATGCTCCCGAATCGGAGCCATGTTCAGCACTGCATGGGATTCTGTGGGAACTTCAAAGGAAAGTTAGGCATTTTCACCAGTCAGCTGAGACATTCTGGCTACACAACGGATCTATTGTAAATAGAAACCTTGTGGAATTCTCCCACTGGAATCCTCCAATCCTTTTGCCTTGA